In the Flavobacterium pallidum genome, one interval contains:
- a CDS encoding low molecular weight protein-tyrosine-phosphatase, which produces MPVRILMVCLGNICRSPLAEGVLASKLPRDKFRVDSAGTGNYHSGKQPDQRSINIANRKGLDISTQRARQFKAEDFAIYDHIYVMDHSNFRDVMLLAPNKEAGKKVSYLLDALFPGENVDVPDPYFGLENGFETVYEMIDESCTLIAEKLLKEVE; this is translated from the coding sequence ATGCCCGTAAGGATTTTAATGGTATGCCTGGGAAATATTTGCCGGTCACCACTGGCAGAAGGCGTTCTGGCTTCTAAATTACCAAGGGACAAATTCAGGGTTGACTCTGCAGGGACAGGAAATTACCATAGCGGTAAACAACCTGACCAACGCTCCATCAATATAGCAAACAGAAAAGGACTCGATATTTCGACGCAAAGGGCACGCCAGTTTAAAGCCGAGGATTTTGCAATTTATGACCATATTTACGTGATGGATCATAGCAACTTTCGGGATGTGATGCTTTTGGCGCCAAATAAAGAGGCCGGAAAGAAAGTTTCTTATTTGCTTGACGCATTATTCCCCGGCGAAAATGTAGATGTCCCGGATCCGTATTTCGGATTGGAAAATGGCTTCGAAACAGTCTATGAAATGATTGATGAAAGCTGTACGCTCATAGCTGAAAAACTACTCAAAGAAGTCGAATAA
- a CDS encoding SAM-dependent methyltransferase codes for MANHSTGKLYLIPTTLGVAGDNDTARQSEPMDVLPHSVKRIVELLDIYIVENEKTARKFIKSIVPDKIQAKLQLSALNKHTQTSEHTEMIKPCLEGKDIGLMSDAGCPGVADPGAAIVKLAHEKGIQVIPMVGPSSILLAMMASGMNGQSFTFNGYLPIDKSEKKSAVKQLEKLSADKNQSQLFIETPYRNNKMLEDLLQTLHSETHLCIAADITLPTEFIKTHQIKDWKKVKVDLQNRPAIFIIHKM; via the coding sequence ATGGCAAATCATTCGACCGGAAAACTATATTTAATTCCGACTACTTTGGGCGTAGCAGGCGATAATGATACTGCCAGACAATCCGAACCGATGGACGTTTTGCCGCATTCCGTAAAGCGGATTGTGGAATTGCTGGATATTTATATCGTGGAAAATGAAAAGACAGCACGTAAATTCATCAAAAGCATTGTTCCCGATAAGATACAAGCGAAGCTTCAATTAAGCGCCTTAAATAAGCACACCCAAACTTCAGAACATACTGAAATGATTAAGCCGTGCCTCGAAGGCAAGGACATCGGCCTGATGAGTGATGCCGGTTGTCCTGGCGTTGCCGATCCCGGCGCTGCGATTGTGAAACTGGCTCACGAAAAAGGCATTCAGGTGATACCGATGGTGGGACCATCATCAATATTGCTGGCTATGATGGCTTCCGGGATGAATGGGCAGAGTTTTACTTTCAATGGATATTTACCCATAGATAAATCCGAAAAGAAATCAGCGGTAAAGCAGCTTGAGAAATTGTCGGCCGATAAAAACCAATCGCAATTGTTTATAGAAACGCCTTACCGCAATAATAAAATGCTTGAGGATCTATTGCAAACACTGCATTCTGAAACACATTTGTGTATCGCTGCAGACATTACACTGCCCACAGAATTTATCAAAACACATCAAATCAAAGACTGGAAAAAAGTCAAGGTTGATTTACAAAACCGCCCTGCGATTTTCATTATTCATAAAATGTAA
- a CDS encoding helix-turn-helix transcriptional regulator: MKNNLKVLRAMASISQGDLADKIQVSRQTINAMETGKYVPSTVLALKLARFFEKPVEEIFQLEDDDVK, from the coding sequence ATGAAGAATAATCTTAAGGTTTTAAGGGCGATGGCTTCCATTTCGCAAGGAGATCTGGCAGATAAGATACAGGTAAGCCGGCAGACCATCAATGCAATGGAAACCGGAAAGTATGTGCCTTCAACGGTCCTGGCACTCAAGCTGGCGCGGTTTTTTGAGAAGCCCGTAGAAGAAATATTCCAATTGGAAGATGACGATGTGAAATAA
- a CDS encoding peptidoglycan-binding protein LysM has protein sequence MLKKWIYYTSITLIVAFISSGFKAAKNQNPSWFSTAENEPSSVQFPSKDLSDYPFSNLIYTGKSFTGFKEAIAFKESQGQYKLINSFGYMGKYQFGASALRSVGIKDNAAFLRNPQLQEKAFSALIAKNKWELKDEIAAYEGKIVAGIRMTESGMLAAAHLLGAGSVKKFLKYDGKRKIVDGYGTSLKSYLRKYADYDTSHIIAEDNPVVFR, from the coding sequence ATGTTAAAAAAATGGATATATTACACTAGCATTACCCTTATCGTAGCTTTCATCTCCTCAGGTTTTAAAGCTGCCAAAAATCAGAATCCATCGTGGTTCTCCACTGCCGAAAATGAACCTTCTTCCGTGCAGTTTCCTTCAAAGGATTTATCAGATTATCCTTTTTCAAACCTGATTTATACCGGAAAATCCTTTACCGGTTTTAAAGAAGCCATTGCTTTCAAAGAGTCTCAGGGTCAGTACAAATTAATTAATTCGTTCGGTTATATGGGCAAGTACCAGTTTGGTGCGAGTGCTTTGCGTTCCGTTGGGATTAAGGACAATGCCGCTTTTTTGAGAAATCCACAGTTGCAGGAAAAGGCATTCAGTGCTTTGATTGCTAAAAACAAATGGGAACTCAAGGACGAAATTGCTGCGTATGAAGGAAAAATTGTTGCCGGGATCAGGATGACCGAATCAGGAATGCTTGCAGCGGCACATTTGCTTGGTGCGGGCTCTGTAAAAAAATTCCTTAAATATGATGGAAAGAGGAAAATCGTAGATGGTTACGGCACTTCATTGAAGAGTTATCTCAGGAAATACGCTGATTATGATACCTCGCATATTATTGCTGAAGACAATCCTGTAGTTTTCAGATAG
- a CDS encoding DUF2279 domain-containing protein has protein sequence MDQQPGHKKIVLASRYHIILLFVFVNTIVFAQSGFDTFLTPSDTLDAGRRNFVIGTETVLATGTLVGLSQVWYKDYPQSSFHFINDNNDWLQMDKVGHVYSSYHIGKAGFEALRWSGVSRQNSLVYGSTLGLAFLTVVEVFDGYSAEWGASSGDMVANVSGTALFIGQELLWKEQRIIPKFSFHQTHYAKLRPDVLGTSFQEQLLKDYNGQTYWLSANLYAFTKCNAVPKWFNVAVGYGADGLVSGNGEAVPDLSGYPTRTRQFYLSFDVNLEKIRTKSHFLKTVFSLFNTIKIPAPAFEVNGLGKVKVHAFYF, from the coding sequence ATGGATCAACAGCCAGGGCATAAAAAGATAGTCTTGGCTTCAAGATACCACATCATCTTACTGTTTGTCTTTGTAAACACCATTGTCTTTGCTCAAAGCGGATTTGATACATTCCTTACACCTTCGGACACCCTGGATGCCGGGCGGCGAAATTTCGTAATTGGAACGGAAACGGTTTTGGCTACTGGGACATTGGTGGGCTTAAGCCAGGTTTGGTATAAGGATTACCCTCAAAGTTCGTTTCATTTCATCAACGACAACAACGATTGGCTTCAGATGGATAAGGTTGGACATGTATATTCATCTTACCATATTGGAAAAGCAGGCTTTGAGGCTTTACGATGGAGTGGTGTAAGTCGGCAGAACAGCCTTGTTTACGGCAGTACACTCGGTTTGGCATTCCTGACCGTCGTTGAGGTTTTTGATGGCTATTCGGCGGAATGGGGCGCGTCTTCGGGTGATATGGTTGCGAATGTATCAGGAACAGCGTTATTTATTGGGCAGGAATTACTCTGGAAAGAACAACGCATTATTCCTAAGTTTTCATTCCATCAGACACATTATGCAAAATTAAGGCCTGATGTATTGGGTACTTCGTTTCAGGAGCAGCTTTTAAAAGATTATAATGGGCAGACGTATTGGCTTTCCGCCAATTTATACGCTTTTACCAAATGCAATGCGGTTCCGAAGTGGTTTAATGTAGCTGTTGGCTATGGTGCGGACGGTTTGGTTTCCGGAAATGGGGAAGCTGTACCGGATTTGAGCGGATATCCGACGAGAACACGTCAATTTTACCTTAGTTTCGACGTGAATCTGGAAAAAATCAGGACAAAATCCCACTTTTTAAAGACTGTTTTTTCTCTTTTTAACACGATTAAGATTCCTGCTCCCGCCTTTGAGGTCAACGGTTTAGGAAAGGTCAAAGTACATGCATTTTACTTTTAG
- the mltG gene encoding endolytic transglycosylase MltG gives MKPKKLLIILSLVIVTAASVYGYMLYRKIFAPNTAFDQKEMYVYIPTNADFNQVTTIMAPLVKDMDRFKMVAEKKSYDKNVKSGKFLIKKDMSSNDIINSLRQNVHFDLTFNNQERLEDLAGRVSKQIEADSLSLLNAFRNKKFLADNGFTEDNVLSMFIPNSYEFFWNVNAEKFRDRMAKEYRKFWTPERIALAEKQNLTPLQVSALASIVHKETVKKDERPRVAGVYLNRLKSGMKLEADPTVIYAVKKNANDFSLVIKRVLNKDLQTVSPYNTYMYEGLPPGPIAMPDITALEAVLNPEQHNYIYFCASVTKFGYHEFAVTPAQHEANRQKYVAWINSQGIKR, from the coding sequence TTGAAACCTAAGAAATTACTCATCATCTTATCACTTGTTATTGTTACAGCCGCTTCAGTTTACGGCTATATGTTGTACAGGAAAATCTTCGCACCGAATACCGCTTTTGACCAAAAGGAAATGTACGTGTATATTCCAACGAATGCCGATTTTAATCAGGTAACGACGATCATGGCACCTTTGGTAAAGGATATGGACCGTTTTAAGATGGTTGCCGAAAAGAAGTCATACGATAAAAATGTAAAGTCAGGAAAGTTCCTGATTAAGAAGGATATGAGCAGTAACGATATCATCAATTCGCTGCGCCAGAATGTACATTTCGACCTGACATTCAATAACCAGGAGCGTCTTGAAGATCTCGCCGGGAGGGTTTCAAAACAGATCGAAGCCGATAGTTTGTCCTTGCTGAATGCCTTCCGCAACAAGAAATTTTTAGCAGATAATGGCTTTACGGAAGATAATGTGTTGTCGATGTTTATCCCGAATTCATACGAATTTTTCTGGAATGTGAACGCGGAGAAATTCCGTGACCGTATGGCAAAGGAATACAGGAAGTTCTGGACACCCGAGCGCATCGCATTGGCAGAAAAGCAAAACCTGACACCATTGCAGGTGTCCGCGTTGGCTTCCATCGTGCATAAGGAAACGGTGAAGAAAGACGAGAGGCCAAGGGTTGCCGGAGTCTATTTAAACCGCCTGAAAAGCGGCATGAAACTCGAAGCCGACCCGACGGTGATTTATGCCGTGAAGAAAAACGCCAACGATTTCAGCCTTGTTATTAAAAGGGTGCTTAATAAAGATTTACAGACCGTTTCGCCATACAATACTTATATGTATGAAGGTTTGCCGCCGGGTCCTATTGCGATGCCGGACATCACAGCGCTTGAAGCGGTATTAAATCCGGAACAGCACAACTATATTTATTTCTGTGCAAGTGTAACCAAATTCGGTTACCATGAATTTGCTGTCACTCCAGCGCAACATGAGGCGAACCGCCAGAAATATGTGGCATGGATCAACAGCCAGGGCATAAAAAGATAG
- a CDS encoding GNAT family N-acetyltransferase, protein MITLKGDNIRLRALEPEDLDFIYDVENDESIWHVSNTHTPYSYYLIRQYLENAQQDIFEAKQLRLAICYHDNPVPIGLIDLFEYDPKNHRAGIGILIQASKDRNKGAGTEALGLLIQYAFSKLNLHQVYANIDTENEPSIKLFTNFGFRRIGVKEQWNLIGGRYRDEALYQLINHQF, encoded by the coding sequence ATGATCACATTAAAAGGAGACAACATCCGCCTGCGTGCACTCGAACCCGAAGACCTGGATTTCATTTATGATGTCGAGAATGACGAAAGCATCTGGCATGTCAGCAATACCCACACTCCTTATAGTTATTACCTGATCCGTCAATACCTTGAAAATGCACAGCAGGATATTTTCGAGGCGAAACAATTGCGCCTGGCCATCTGTTACCATGACAATCCTGTCCCGATAGGGCTTATCGATTTGTTTGAATACGATCCGAAGAACCATCGCGCGGGCATCGGAATACTGATACAGGCAAGCAAAGACAGGAATAAAGGTGCCGGTACTGAAGCTTTAGGCCTTTTGATACAATATGCTTTTTCGAAATTGAACCTGCACCAGGTGTATGCGAATATTGATACCGAAAATGAGCCAAGTATTAAGCTTTTTACTAATTTTGGCTTCCGCAGGATCGGAGTGAAAGAGCAATGGAACCTGATCGGCGGAAGGTACAGGGATGAAGCCCTTTACCAATTAATAAATCATCAATTTTAA
- a CDS encoding glyceraldehyde-3-phosphate dehydrogenase, translating to MNNTASYERELSFQADRRRAGVEFIKIISDLWYDKSIEMVLFRNQLIDRNVSDIINLHEYAGAFVGKPISIFDSVEIAKAILSLDLPPSKLDIGKLTYEFHLEDDKYPNAKHFVIDKLKDAKDIKDIQPKDVVLYGFGRIGRLLARELMSKMGKGNQMRLRAIVTRDKNDAVTLEKRASLLRNDSIHGDFQGSVIADPENNALIINGTTVHVITANAPEDIDYTVYGISDALLIDNTGAFTTQEALARHLKSNGVSKVLLTAPGKGVPNIVHGVNQNEHNPDTVDIFSAASCTTNAITPILKAVEDTLGVVKGHLETIHAYTNDQNLVDNMHKKYRRGRAAGLNMVITETGAGSAVAKALSSLAGKLTSNAIRVPVPNGSLVVLNLEVNKETSIEEVNAIMKKYALEGELVEQIKYSLSNELVSSDIVGTSAPSIYDSNATIVSADGKNIVLYIWYDNEYGYSHQVIRLAKYIAKVRRFTYY from the coding sequence ATGAATAATACCGCTTCCTACGAAAGAGAGCTTTCCTTCCAGGCCGACAGAAGACGTGCCGGAGTTGAATTTATCAAGATAATCAGCGATTTATGGTATGACAAATCCATCGAGATGGTATTGTTCCGCAACCAACTGATTGACCGTAATGTAAGCGATATCATCAACTTACACGAATATGCAGGCGCCTTCGTAGGCAAACCGATTTCCATTTTTGATTCTGTTGAGATTGCCAAAGCGATTTTGTCTTTGGATTTACCGCCTTCCAAACTCGACATCGGTAAACTGACTTACGAATTCCACCTTGAAGACGATAAATACCCTAATGCGAAGCATTTCGTCATCGACAAACTGAAAGATGCCAAAGACATCAAGGATATCCAGCCAAAAGATGTCGTATTATACGGTTTCGGGCGTATCGGACGTTTATTGGCGCGCGAATTGATGTCGAAAATGGGCAAAGGGAACCAGATGCGCCTTCGTGCTATCGTGACCCGCGACAAGAATGATGCCGTGACTTTGGAAAAAAGGGCTTCCTTGCTGAGGAACGACTCTATCCACGGTGACTTCCAGGGCTCGGTCATTGCCGATCCTGAAAACAATGCGCTGATCATCAACGGCACCACGGTGCATGTCATCACGGCGAATGCCCCTGAGGATATCGACTATACCGTATATGGCATTTCCGATGCCTTATTGATTGACAACACTGGTGCTTTTACTACGCAGGAGGCTTTGGCAAGGCATTTGAAATCCAACGGGGTTTCCAAGGTGCTGCTTACTGCTCCGGGCAAAGGCGTGCCCAACATCGTGCATGGTGTAAACCAAAATGAACACAATCCTGATACGGTGGATATTTTCTCTGCTGCGTCATGCACCACCAATGCCATTACCCCGATATTAAAAGCGGTTGAAGATACGTTAGGCGTTGTAAAAGGCCATTTGGAAACCATCCATGCCTACACCAATGACCAGAACCTTGTCGATAACATGCACAAGAAATACCGTCGTGGCCGTGCCGCCGGCCTAAATATGGTCATTACCGAAACCGGTGCCGGAAGTGCTGTCGCAAAAGCATTGTCAAGCCTTGCCGGAAAACTGACCTCGAACGCGATCCGTGTTCCTGTGCCAAACGGTTCCCTGGTGGTATTAAACCTTGAAGTGAACAAGGAAACCTCTATTGAGGAAGTGAATGCCATCATGAAAAAATATGCTCTCGAAGGAGAACTGGTAGAGCAGATCAAATATTCGTTAAGCAACGAACTGGTATCTTCCGACATCGTGGGCACCTCAGCGCCTTCGATTTATGACAGCAATGCCACGATTGTTTCGGCCGATGGAAAGAACATCGTGCTGTACATCTGGTATGATAACGAATACGGTT